The Stutzerimonas stutzeri DNA window GAGCTCAGCGACGGCGAAAAGCGTTGCCTGTCGCCGCTGACCGTCGCCGAACTGGCCGAGGTCTACGCCGCCAATCCCGACGCACGGCTGCTTGCCGGTGGCACCGATCTGGCACTGGAGGTCACCCAGTTTCATCGCGAGCTGCCGGTGATGATCCATGTCGGTCAGATCACCGAGATGAAGCAGGTCCAGATCGCGGACTGCCATATCGAGATTGGTGCAGCCGCCCCGCTGACCGACTGTTACGCCGCGCTGGCCACCGAGTATCCGGATTTCGGCGAGCTGCTGCAGCGCTTCGCCTCGCTGCAGATCCGCAACCAGGGCACGCTCGGTGGCAACATCGGCAACGCCTCGCCGATCGGCGACTCGCCGCCGCTGCTGATCGCCCTGGGTGCCGACGTAGTCCTGCGCAAGGGCGCCAGCAGCCGCACCCTGCCGCTCGAGGATTACTTCATCGACTACAAGGTCACCGCGCGCCAGCCCGGGGAATTCATCGAGAAGGTACGAGTGCCGCGCGCCACACCGGATCGCCTGTTCCGCGCCTACAAGGTTTCCAAGCGACTGGACGACGACATCTCCGCTGTCTGCGCCGCGTTCGACCTGCAGATCACCGATGGCGTGGTCGCCGATGCCCGGGTCGCCTTTGGCGGCATGGCGGCGATTCCCAAGCGCGCCGCGGCCTGCGAGGCGACCCTGAACGGCGCGCCCTGGAACCAGCAGACCGTGGAGGCGGCCTGCGATGCACTGGCCGAAGACTTCACGCCGCTGACCGACTTCCGCGCCAGCCGCGAGTATCGCCTGCTGGTCGCACAGAACCTGCTGCGCAAGTGCTTCCTCGAAAAACATGCACCGAAGACCGAGACGAGGGTGACCGCTTATGTCTAACCACGTAACCACCCGCACTCAGGAAGAAATCGCGGCGCTGTTCACCCAGGACCTGGTCACCGGCGTCGGTCGCAGCGTCAAGCACGACAGCGCGCCCAAGCATGTCTCGGGCGAGGCGGTGTACGTCGACGACCGGCTGGAGTTTCCCAATCAGCTGCACGTCTATGCCCGCATGAGCGAGCGCGCCCACGCCCGCATCGTCCGCATCGATACCAGCCCCTGCTACCAGATTCCGGGTGTGGCCATCGCCATCACGGCGAAGGACGTACCGGGCCAGCTGGACATCGGTGCCGTGATGCCCGGCGACCCGCTGCTGGCCGACGGCAAGGTCGAGTTCATCGGCCAGCCGGTGATCGCCGTGGCTGCCGACAGCCTGGAAACCGCACGCAAGGCGGCGATGGCCGCGATCATCGAATACGAGGATCTGGAGCCGGTGCTCGACGTGGTCGAGGCGCTGCACAAGAAGCACTTCGTGCTCGACAGCCACACCCACAAGCGCGGCGACTCGGCCACCGCCCTGGCCAGCGCGCCGCGTCGGCTGCAGGGTTCGCTGCACATCGGCGGGCAGGAGCACTTCTACCTGGAGACACAGGTGTCCTCGGTCATGCCTACCGAAGACGGCGGCATGATCGTCTACACCTCGACACAGAACCCCACCGAGGTGCAGAAGCTGGTGGCCGAAGTGCTCGGCGTACCGATGAACAAGATCGTCATCGACATGCGCCGCATGGGCGGCGGCTTCGGCGGCAAGGAAACCCAGGCCGCGGGACCTGCGTGCCTGTGCGCGGTGATCGCGCACCTCACCGGTCGGCCGACCAAGATGCGCCTGCCGCGCATGGAAGACATGACCATGACCGGCAAACGCCACCCCTTCTACGTCGAGTACGACGTCGGCTTCGACGATGACGGTCTGCTGCACGGCATCGAGATCGATCTCGCCGGTAACTGCGGCTACTCGCCGGACCTTTCCGGCTCGATCGTCGATCGCGCCATGTTCCACTCCGACAACGCCTACTACCTGGGCGACGCCACCATCAATGGCCATCGCTGCAAGACCAACCTCGCCTCGAACACCGCCTACCGCGGCTTCGGCGGCCCGCAGGGCATGGTCGCCATCGAGGAAATCATGGACGCGGTGGCCCGCGAGCTGGGCAAGGACCCGCTCGAGGTGCGCAAGCGCAACTACTACGGCAAGACCGAGCGCAACGTCACCCACTACTACCAGACCGTCGAGCACAACATGCTCGAGGAGATGACCGCCGAGCTGGAAGCCAGCAGCGACTATGCAAAGCGACGCGAAGATATCCGCGCGTTCAATGCCGCAAGCCCGATCCTGAAGAAGGGCCTGGCGCTGACGCCGGTGAAGTTCGGCATCAGCTTCACCGCCAGCTTCCTCAACCAGGCCGGCGCGCTGGTGCACGTCTACACCGACGGCAGCATCCACCTGAACCACGGTGGCACCGAGATGGGTCAGGGCCTGAACACCAAGGTCGCGCAGGTGGTGGCCGAGGTGTTCCAGGTGGATATCGAGCGCATCCAGATCACCGCCACAAACACCGACAAGGTGCCCAACACCTCGCCGACGGCGGCCTCCAGCGGTGCCGACCTCAACGGCAAGGCGGCGCAGAATGCGGCGCAGACCATCAAGCAGCGGCTGGTGGAGTTCGCCGCACGCAAGTGGCAGATCTTCGAGGAAGACGTCGAGTTCAAGAACGGCCAGGTGCGCCTGCGCGACCACTACATCAGCTTCGAGGAGCTGATCCAGCAGGCCTATTTCGGCCAGGTCTCGCTGTCGTCCACCGGCTTCTACCGCACGCCGAAGATTTACTACGACCGCAGTCAGGCGCGCGGGCGGCCGTTCTACTACTTCGCCTACGGCGCGGCCTGCTCGGAAGTGATCGTCGATACCCTCACCGGCGAATACAAGATGCTGCGCAGCGACATCCTGCATGACGTCGGCGCCTCGCTGAACCCGGCCATCGACATCGGCCAGGTCGAGGGCGGATTCGTCCAGGGTCTGGGCTGGCTGACCATGGAAGAGCTGGTCTGGAACGACAAGGGCAAGCTGATGACCAACGGCCCGGCCAGCTACAAGATCCCGGCGGTGGCGGATATGCCGCTGGATCTGCGGGTCAAGCTGGTGGAGAACCGCAAGAACCCCGAAGACACCGTGTTCCACTCCAAGGCCGTGGGCGAGCCGCCGTTCATGCTCGGCATTTCGGTCTGGTGCGCGATCAAGGATGCGGTGGCGAGCCTGGCCGACTACCGGGCGCAGCCGCAGATCGATGCTCCGGCGACCCCCGAGCGCGTGCTCTGGGGCGTGGAACAGATGCGCAGGTTGAAGCAGGCGGCGAGCAAGTCTGCGACAACGGAGACCACCACGGCCTGACGCAGGGTGGACAACGCTTTGCTTGTCCACCCTTAGCGCAACACGAACGTCCCGATGGCGACGCCTTGCACGCGCCACCGGGCGATACGAAGGACAGAACCATGAGCAACACGGCCTGGATCGAAGCACTCGCCGACCTGCAACAACAAGGCGAACCCTGCGTGCTGGTGACCATCATCGAGGAGCGCGGCTCCACGCCGCGCAATGCCGGCTCGAAGATGGTGGTCAGCCGTGAGCGCCTGTACGACACCATCGGCGGCGGCCACCTGGAGTACAAGGCCCAGCAGATCGCCCGCGAAATGCTGGAAAAGCGCAGCCGTGACACCCGCCTGGAGCGCTTCTCCCTCGGCGCCAGCCTCGGCCAGTGCTGCGGTGGCGCTACGGTGCTGCTGTTCGAGCCCATGGGCCAGCCGCAGGCGCATATCGCCGTGTTCGGTGCCGGGCATGTCGGGCGCGCGCTGGTGCCGCTGCTGGCCAGCCTGCCGTGCAAGGTGCGCTGGATCGATTCGCGCGATAACGAATTCCCCGCCGAGATTCCGCGCGGCGTGGAAAAGGTGGTCTCCGACGATGTGGTCGAGGAAGTGGATAACATGCCCGCCGGCAGCTACTTCATCGTCATGACCCACAATCATCAGCTCGACCTGGAACTGACCGCCGCGATCCTTTCGCGCAACGATTTCACCTACTACGGGCTGATCGGCTCCAAGAGCAAACGCGCCAGGTTCGAACACCGTCTGCGGGACCGCGGCTTCCAGCCGGAGACCGTGCAGCGCATGCGCTGCCCGATGGGCATCGCCGAGGTGAAGGGCAAGCTGCCGGTGGAAATCGCCGTGTCCATCGCCGGCGAGGTGATCGCCACCTACAACGCGCATTTCGGTGAAAAGGGTGGGGAGAACGCCGAGGACGGTGAAAAGCCGGTACCGATGCTGGTCCCCGCTTCGCGCCGCGCCCAGACCAACTGACCACCCGACATTGTTGCAGGCACGCCCTTCGGCGGCGGCCTGCCCATGTCAACGCAACACCCTCATACAACGATTTTCGAGAGTCACCATGCCAAGCACCAAAGCCTACCGTGCCGCCCTGCTCCACTGCCTCGCCGACCCGCGTGAAGTGGGCATCGAGCAAGCCCATGAATACTTCCAGGACGGCCTGCTGGTTGTCGAGGACGGCAAGGTCGCGCGCATCGGCCACGCCGCCGAACTGCTGCCGACCCTGGCGGCCGGCACCGAGGTTGTCGAATACCCGGACGCGCTGATCACTCCGGGTTTCGTCGATACCCATATCCACTACCCGCAGGTCGGCGTCATCGGCTCCTACGGCGCGCAGCTGCTGGATTGGCTGGAAACCTACACCTTCCCCAACGAGGGCCGCTTCAGCGACATGGCCCACGCCCGCGAGCAGGCCGAGCTGTTTCTCGGCGAGCTGCTGCGCAACGGCACCACCACCGCGCTGGTGTTCGGCACGGTGCACAAGCAGTCGGTGGACGCCTTCTTCGAGGCCTGCGAGAAGCGCAATCTGCGGATGATCGCCGGCAAAGTGCTGATGGACCGCAACGCCCCGGAGTTCCTCACCGACACCGCCGAGTCCGGCTACGCCGACAGCCGCGAGCTGATCGAGCGCTGGCACGGCAAGGGCCGTCTGCACTACGCCGTCACCCCGCGTTTCGCCCCGACCAGCACGCCGGAGCAGCTCACCCTGGCCGGCAAGCTCTTCGCCGAATTCCCCGACCTGTACATGCACACCCACATCTCCGAGAACAAGCAGGAGGTCGAGTGGGTCAAGGAGCTGTTCCCCGAGCGCAAAGGCTATCTGGACGTCTACGACCACCACGGCCTGATCGGCCCGCGCTCGGTGTTCGCCCACGGCATCCACCTGTGCGACGACGAGTGCAAACGCCTCGGTGAGACCGGCTCGGCGGTGTCGTTCTGTCCCACCTCCAACCTGTTCCTCGGCAGCGGCCTGTTCGACCTGGCCAAGGTGGAAGGCTTCGGTGTGCGCGTCGGCCTGGGCACCGATGTCGGCGGCGGCACCAGCTTCTCGCAGCTCGCCAGCCTCAACGAGGCGTACAAGGTGTTGCAACTGCAGGGCCAGAAGCTTGACGCGTTCAAGGCACTCTATCTCGCCACCCTCGGCGGCGCACGAGCGCTCTATCTGGACGACCGGATCGGCAACCTGCAGCCGGGCAAGGAGGCCGACTTCGTGGTGCTCGACTACAAGGCGACGCCGCTGATCGACTATCGCCTGAGCCAGGCGACGACCCTGCAGGAAAAGCTCTTCGCCCTGATGATCCTCGGCGACGACCGCGCAGTGAAGGAGACCTTCGCCGCCGGCGTCTCGGTGCATCGCAAGACTGGCTAGCGCTGCAACGCCTGCATCAGCGTATCGAGGTTGTGCTCGAACATGCCGAGGTAGGTGCTGGCCGGCCCTGCGCTGGCCAGCGCATCGGAGTACAGGGTGCCGCCTACCGTGGCGCCCGCCTCTTCGGCGATCTGCTCGATGAGCCGCGGATCACGGATGTTCTCCACGAACACGGCCCTCACCCCTTCCTGGCGGAGCTGGCGGATCAACGCGGCCACGTCGGCGGCCGAGGGTTCGTCATGGGTCGACAGCCCCTGCGGCGCGATGAACCGGAGCTGCCAGGCCTGCCCCAGATAGCCGAAAGCGTCATGGCTGGTCACCACCTTGCGCTGGCTGGCCGGCAGGCCGCCGATACGGGTATCGGCCTTCTTCAGCAGCGCGTGAAGCCGGCTCAGGTAGGCGTCACGACGCCGCTCATAGTCGTTGCGATGCGCCGGATCGAGCGCCACGAGCGCCTTGGCGATATTGCGCACGTAGATTTCGGCATTGGTCAGGCTCTGCCACGCATGAGGGTCAGGCACTGCCTCGCCCTCCTCTTCCAGCATCAGAGGCACGACGCCCGCACTGGCATCGATCCGCTTTCCCGCAGGCTCGCTGCTGGCCAGCAGGCGCTCCAGCCAGGGTTCGAAGCCCAGCCCGTTGGCGATGATCAGGTCGGCGCGGAGCAAGGCCTGGGCATCATCCGGGCTGGGTTCATAAAGGTGCGCGTCGGCGTCGGGACCGACCAGATTGGTCAGTTCGATATGCTCGCCACCGACCTCCCGTGTCATGTCGGCAAGGATGCTGAAGCTGGTCACGACGCTGATCTTTTCGGCCGCCTGCAGGGAAAGGGGCAGCCAGAGGGCCAACAACAGAAACAGGTAACGCATGGGTTGATACCTCAGACGGTCTGGATTGAAGCACGCGAACGCAGCAGGCCATATACCGGGCCCGCAACGACTGAAATCAGGTAGAACGCCCCCGCGAGCAGGACGATGCACGGCCCGCTGGGCAGGCTGGCGTAGAACGACAGCAGCAGCCCCAGCCATACGCACAGGGCGCCCAGCAGCGCAGCCAGCGGCAACAGGACGGGCAGGCGTCGGCTCCAGAAACGCGCGGCCGCAGCCGGCAGCATCATCAGCCCCACCACCATCAGCGCACCGATGGCCTGGAAGCCGATCACCAGGTTGAGCACCACCAGTGTCAGAAAGCCCGCATGGGCGAGTGGCCCGATTCGGCTGACGCTGCGCAGGAACAACGGGTCCAGGCTGTCCAGCGCCAGGGCGCGGTAGATCAGTGCCAGCACCAGCAGGCTGAACGCCGCCGTGGCGAGCATGCCGCTGAGGGTGTCGGCGTCCACGGCCAGCGCGGAGCCAAACAGCAGGTGCAAGAGGTCGAGCTTGCGTCCCGCCAGGCCGAGCAGCAGCACGCCGCTGGCCAGCGAAATGGGATAAAGCGCGGCGAGGCTGGCGTCTTCACGCAAGCCGGTACGGCGGCTGACCCAGGCCGCTGCGCCGGCCATGCCGAGCCCGGCGGTCAGCCCACCGAGCGTCAGTGCAGGCAGGCTGAGACCGAACAGCCAGAATGCCAGCGCCGCACCCGGCAGGATGCCGTGGGCGATGGCATCGCCGATCAGACTCATCCGCCGCAGGATCAGGAAGACACCCAGCGGCGCCGCGCTGCAGGCCAGCGCCACGCCGCCGAGCAGCGCGCGGCGCATGAAGGCGAACTCGGCAAACGGGCTCCAGAGCAGATCGGCCGTCACGCCACTCGCCCGAGCGGATCACGATCGAGTAGCTGATCGATCGGCGCTGCGACGCAGCCGCTGCGCGCGATACGCAGTGCGTTGCAGCGCTTCTCCCGAAGGCGGTCGAGGTTGTGGCTGACCAGCACCAGCGTTCTGCCTTGTTGCTGCCAGCGTCGGAGGTGCTGCCAGAGCAGATCGAGACCGGTCTCGTCGAGTGCCGCCTCGGGTTCATCGAGCAGCAGTACCTGCGCATCGGTCAGGCTCATCCGGGCCAGCAGCGCCCGCTGCAGTTCCCCACCAGACAGCGCGTGCAGGCCCTGGGTCTGCAGATCGAGCAAGCCCCAATCGGCCAGTACCTGACGTAGCCGAGCCTGGCGTTCGCTACGGCCGAGCCGGCTGCCCCAGAAACCGCCCCTGACCAGCTCCAGCAGACGTATCGGAAACTGCCGGTCGATCTGTTGCTGCTGCGGCAGATAGGCCACACCGCCTGGACGCGCCACGCTCATTCGAATGTGACCGGCCAGGGGGCGATCCAAACCGGCCAATACCCTGAGCAGGCTGCTCTTGCCCGAACCATTGCTGCCGATCACCGCGGTCAGGCTGCCGGCCGCTAGCTTGAGGTTCAACGGCGGCGTGAGGGCCCGCCCGCCGGCGCCCCACTGCAACTCTCGACATTCGATCACGATCAAGAAACTCCATCTCCGCACCGCTCGAAAAGCGGTGTCAGCAACCAAATCAATAAAAGTTATAACATAACATTTACCAGCAGGCACAGCGCGGTAGCAGAGCGGTTCAATAGGCATGAGATAGATCAGCCGGCGGCGGCTGAAGGCTGACGCTACCGCTGCGATGCCGCACCGACCCAGGAAAGATGGCGAGGCCAGCGGAATACGCGCGCTGCCGCCTGCAACGGCAGCGCGAATGAGGTCAGCGGGGCGTACGCGCCTTTTTCTTCATCAAGGTCAGATGCGAGAACACCGCGTGCAGGTCGTTCGAGGCACTGTCTTCCTCGAGGTTGAGCTTGCTGTCGATGTGATCCATGTGATGCATCATCAGGTGCACGGCCTTGTCGGCGTCGCGCGCGGCTATGGCATCGATCAGCTCATTGTGTTCGTCGTAGGAGCAATGCGAGCGACTGGCCCCTTCGTACTGCGCGATGATCAGCGAAGTCTGCGACACCAGGCTGCGCTGGAAGCTCACCAGTGGCGCGTTCTTCGCCGCCTCCGCCAGCTTGAGGTGGAACTCGCCTGACAGACGGATGCCAGCGCCT harbors:
- the xdhA gene encoding xanthine dehydrogenase small subunit, translating into MIQFLLNRELRSERALDPNTTVLQYLREYRGKTGTKEGCASGDCGACTVVVGELVGERLRYRTLNSCLTFVSALHGKQLISVEDLKDQGRLHSVQQAMVDCHGSQCGFCTPGFVMSLFALQKNAGAVNEYDPHQAHEALAGNLCRCTGYRPILEAAEQACCAKQPDQFDAREAETIAQLKAIAPREMAELSDGEKRCLSPLTVAELAEVYAANPDARLLAGGTDLALEVTQFHRELPVMIHVGQITEMKQVQIADCHIEIGAAAPLTDCYAALATEYPDFGELLQRFASLQIRNQGTLGGNIGNASPIGDSPPLLIALGADVVLRKGASSRTLPLEDYFIDYKVTARQPGEFIEKVRVPRATPDRLFRAYKVSKRLDDDISAVCAAFDLQITDGVVADARVAFGGMAAIPKRAAACEATLNGAPWNQQTVEAACDALAEDFTPLTDFRASREYRLLVAQNLLRKCFLEKHAPKTETRVTAYV
- the xdhB gene encoding xanthine dehydrogenase molybdopterin binding subunit is translated as MSNHVTTRTQEEIAALFTQDLVTGVGRSVKHDSAPKHVSGEAVYVDDRLEFPNQLHVYARMSERAHARIVRIDTSPCYQIPGVAIAITAKDVPGQLDIGAVMPGDPLLADGKVEFIGQPVIAVAADSLETARKAAMAAIIEYEDLEPVLDVVEALHKKHFVLDSHTHKRGDSATALASAPRRLQGSLHIGGQEHFYLETQVSSVMPTEDGGMIVYTSTQNPTEVQKLVAEVLGVPMNKIVIDMRRMGGGFGGKETQAAGPACLCAVIAHLTGRPTKMRLPRMEDMTMTGKRHPFYVEYDVGFDDDGLLHGIEIDLAGNCGYSPDLSGSIVDRAMFHSDNAYYLGDATINGHRCKTNLASNTAYRGFGGPQGMVAIEEIMDAVARELGKDPLEVRKRNYYGKTERNVTHYYQTVEHNMLEEMTAELEASSDYAKRREDIRAFNAASPILKKGLALTPVKFGISFTASFLNQAGALVHVYTDGSIHLNHGGTEMGQGLNTKVAQVVAEVFQVDIERIQITATNTDKVPNTSPTAASSGADLNGKAAQNAAQTIKQRLVEFAARKWQIFEEDVEFKNGQVRLRDHYISFEELIQQAYFGQVSLSSTGFYRTPKIYYDRSQARGRPFYYFAYGAACSEVIVDTLTGEYKMLRSDILHDVGASLNPAIDIGQVEGGFVQGLGWLTMEELVWNDKGKLMTNGPASYKIPAVADMPLDLRVKLVENRKNPEDTVFHSKAVGEPPFMLGISVWCAIKDAVASLADYRAQPQIDAPATPERVLWGVEQMRRLKQAASKSATTETTTA
- the xdhC gene encoding xanthine dehydrogenase accessory protein XdhC, with amino-acid sequence MSNTAWIEALADLQQQGEPCVLVTIIEERGSTPRNAGSKMVVSRERLYDTIGGGHLEYKAQQIAREMLEKRSRDTRLERFSLGASLGQCCGGATVLLFEPMGQPQAHIAVFGAGHVGRALVPLLASLPCKVRWIDSRDNEFPAEIPRGVEKVVSDDVVEEVDNMPAGSYFIVMTHNHQLDLELTAAILSRNDFTYYGLIGSKSKRARFEHRLRDRGFQPETVQRMRCPMGIAEVKGKLPVEIAVSIAGEVIATYNAHFGEKGGENAEDGEKPVPMLVPASRRAQTN
- the guaD gene encoding guanine deaminase, with the translated sequence MPSTKAYRAALLHCLADPREVGIEQAHEYFQDGLLVVEDGKVARIGHAAELLPTLAAGTEVVEYPDALITPGFVDTHIHYPQVGVIGSYGAQLLDWLETYTFPNEGRFSDMAHAREQAELFLGELLRNGTTTALVFGTVHKQSVDAFFEACEKRNLRMIAGKVLMDRNAPEFLTDTAESGYADSRELIERWHGKGRLHYAVTPRFAPTSTPEQLTLAGKLFAEFPDLYMHTHISENKQEVEWVKELFPERKGYLDVYDHHGLIGPRSVFAHGIHLCDDECKRLGETGSAVSFCPTSNLFLGSGLFDLAKVEGFGVRVGLGTDVGGGTSFSQLASLNEAYKVLQLQGQKLDAFKALYLATLGGARALYLDDRIGNLQPGKEADFVVLDYKATPLIDYRLSQATTLQEKLFALMILGDDRAVKETFAAGVSVHRKTG
- a CDS encoding metal ABC transporter substrate-binding protein, producing the protein MRYLFLLLALWLPLSLQAAEKISVVTSFSILADMTREVGGEHIELTNLVGPDADAHLYEPSPDDAQALLRADLIIANGLGFEPWLERLLASSEPAGKRIDASAGVVPLMLEEEGEAVPDPHAWQSLTNAEIYVRNIAKALVALDPAHRNDYERRRDAYLSRLHALLKKADTRIGGLPASQRKVVTSHDAFGYLGQAWQLRFIAPQGLSTHDEPSAADVAALIRQLRQEGVRAVFVENIRDPRLIEQIAEEAGATVGGTLYSDALASAGPASTYLGMFEHNLDTLMQALQR
- a CDS encoding metal ABC transporter permease; translation: MRRALLGGVALACSAAPLGVFLILRRMSLIGDAIAHGILPGAALAFWLFGLSLPALTLGGLTAGLGMAGAAAWVSRRTGLREDASLAALYPISLASGVLLLGLAGRKLDLLHLLFGSALAVDADTLSGMLATAAFSLLVLALIYRALALDSLDPLFLRSVSRIGPLAHAGFLTLVVLNLVIGFQAIGALMVVGLMMLPAAAARFWSRRLPVLLPLAALLGALCVWLGLLLSFYASLPSGPCIVLLAGAFYLISVVAGPVYGLLRSRASIQTV
- a CDS encoding metal ABC transporter ATP-binding protein, producing MIVIECRELQWGAGGRALTPPLNLKLAAGSLTAVIGSNGSGKSSLLRVLAGLDRPLAGHIRMSVARPGGVAYLPQQQQIDRQFPIRLLELVRGGFWGSRLGRSERQARLRQVLADWGLLDLQTQGLHALSGGELQRALLARMSLTDAQVLLLDEPEAALDETGLDLLWQHLRRWQQQGRTLVLVSHNLDRLREKRCNALRIARSGCVAAPIDQLLDRDPLGRVA